From the genome of Ralstonia insidiosa:
GTTACCACGCCGTGCAATCGCGCGACCGGCGCTTTGACGGCTGGTTCTTCGTGGGTGTGACGTCCACCGGCGTATATTGCCGGCCGATCTGCGCAGTCCGGACACCGCAGCAGAAGAACTGCCGCTTCTTCATCACGGCCGCCGCCGCCGAGCGCGCGGGCTTCCGCCCCTGCCTGCGCTGCCGGCCAGAACTGGCGCCAGGGCACAGCCTGGGCGAGATGTCGTCCAACCTCGCCCGCGCGGCCGCCCGCATGATCGACGAGGGCTTTTTGCAGGAGCACGACCTCACGGCATTGGCGGCTGCCGTGGGCGTGACGGACCGCCACCTGCGCCGCATCTTCCGCGCGGAGTTCGATGTCTCGCCCATTGAATACGCGCAAACGCAGCGCCTGCTGCTCGCCAAGCGACTGCTGACGGATACGGCCCTGCCCGTCGGCGACGTGGCCTTTGCCGCAGGCTTTGGCAGTGTGCGGCGTCTGAACAGCGGGTTCGCCGAGCACTATGGCTTTGCCCCCACGCGCCTGCGCACCCGCACCGCCGTTGCAGCGGCCCCCGATGATGGCCCCACGCTCATGCTCGGCTACCGCCCGCCGTTTGCATGGCATGCGCTGCTTGATTTCCTGCGCGCCCGCGCCGTGGACGGCGTGGAGGTGGTCGATGCCGACAGCTACGCGCGCACGATCACCGTCGACTACGCCGGTGCACAGCACACGGGCTGGCTGCATGCGCGCAACGTGCCGCAACGCCATGCCATCGCACTCACGCTATCGGCCAGCCTGCTGCACGCCATGCCGCCCGTGCTGGCCCGCGCACGGCGCTTGTTCGACCTGGATTGCCGGCCGGACGTCGTGGACGCGCATCTTGGCGCACTGGCGAACGACACGCCGGGCCTGCGCGTGCCCGGCGCCGTAGACGGTTTCGAGATTGCTGTGCGCGCCATCACCGGCCAGGTGATTTTGCTTGCGCAGGCACGGCGCATCCTGGCCCGTATGACGGCTGCGCATGGCAACGCGTTGGCGCAACCGCATGACGGGCGACCCGGCCTCTCGATGACGTTTCCCTCCGCTGCCACGCTGGCACAAGTCGACCCGCGCACGCTGTCTGCCGACACCGGCCTGCAGGCCAGCCGCGCCGTTGCGGTGGTTGAACTTGCCCGCGCCATCGATGGCGGCCAGCTACGATTGGAGCCCCTGGTACCGCTCGCCCCCACGCTGGCCACACTGCAAGCGTTGCCCGGCATTGGTGAATGGACCGCGCAATACGTCGCCATGCGCGCGCTCGGCTGGCCCAACGCGTTTCCGCTGGGCGACTACGTGCTGCGCAAGCGCCTGGCCAACGGCGATGGCGCCCTGCCCACACGCCGCGCCATGATCGCGCGCGCCGAACCGTGGGCGCCGTGGCGCGCTTACGCCGCCATGCATCTCTGGCACCGCGACGACGCGTTCCACCCCGAACCCGCCGACGCGCCGGTTGCCTTTGCGAGCTGACCACCATGTATCGCCACACCTTCCCCTGCCCTCTCGGCGATCTGCTGCTGACCGCCACCGGCACACATCTGACCGGCGCGTTCTTCACCGGCCAGAAGACGATTCCCGTGAATGCAGCACGCATGCCATCGGGCGCTGACCTGCCGATCATCCGTGAAGCGCAAGCGCAGTTCGAGGCGTACTTTGCCGGCAAGCTGCGCCTCTTCGATCTGCCGATGGCACCGGCGGGTACCCCGTTCCAGCAGGATGTCTGGCGCCTGCTGTGCGAGATCGACTTCGGCCAGTGCAGCACCTATGGCCAGATCACCGCGCACCTGGGGCTCACGCGCGAGCGCGCACGTGCCGTGGGCACCGCGGTGGGGCGCAACCCGATCTCGATCGCCATTCCCTGTCACCGCGTGGTAGGTGCCGACGGCGCCCTCACGGGGTATGCCGGTGGCCTGCCCCGCAAGGCCGCGCTGCTGCGGCTCGAGGGCCATCCCGCACAGGTGGGTGAACGGCTGCCGATGCCTGATGACAACCGCCAAGGCACGCTGGATCTGGCATCAGCATGAAACGTTCGAAGCGTGGACAATGGCGTCCGCAACGGTCCCCCTCCCGGTTTCACACCCAACAACGATAACGAGACAACCTAATGCGCCGCTCCGATGTTCTGGAACTCCTGACGCTTGCTGCCCTCTGGGGCGGCTCCTTCCTGTTCATGCGTGTTGCCGCGCCGCAGTTCGGGCCGGTTGCGCTGATCGCGCTGCGCGTGGGAATCGCCTCGTGCTTCCTTGTGCCCGTGCTGGCGTGGCGCGGGGGCCTGGGTGCACTCCGCACGCACTGGCCGCATATGCTGGCTGTAGGCGTGCTGAATTCGGCCATTCCATTTTGCCTGTTCGCCTACGCGGAACTCACCCTGACGGCCGGCTTCACCTCCGTGCTCAATGCAGCCACGCCACTGTTCACCGCGATCGTCGCCTTTCTCTGGTTGGGAGATCGACTATCGTCGTGGCGTGTTCTGGGCCTAGCTATCGGTTTCGTGGGCGTGATCGTGCTGGTTGGAGGCTCGTCCGTGATTGATGCGAAGCAGGGCGGGCTAGCTGTGGCAGCAGCGATCGGCGCGACCGTGCTATATGGCGTTGCCGCCAGCTATACCAAACGCTACCTGACCGGCGTGCCGCCGCTGGCCACCGCAACTGGCTGCCAGTTGTTCGCAGCGATCGTGCTGGCGCCGCTCGCGGTCTGGCTGTGGCCCGCGCAGACGCCGACCGGCGACGTCTGGTTCCATGTCATTGGCCTTGGCATCGCCTGTACGGGCATTGCCTACATTCTGTTCTTCCGGCTGATCGCACATGTGGGGCCGATGCGCGCAGCCTCTGTTACCTTCCTGATCCCGGTGTTTGGCGTGCTGTGGGGCATCCTGTTCCTCGGTGAGCAACTCACGCTCAACATGGTGCTGGGCTGCGCGGTGATTTTGCTCGGCACGTCACTGTCGACCGGCGTACTGGCGCTGGGCAAAAAGGCGAGTACCGCCAACGAGAAGGATTCGCTTTCGCGTTCGAGCCGCTGATATCGTTCTTTTTGTGAAATCTCGCCCGCCAGGCTGGGCGAGATCAATCTGTTTGACCGGTGGGTGCGATAGGGTAGCGTTTCTTCCCCTGAGAAACCGCCACCATGTCGCCCTTGCCTGAGCGCTACGCCCGCCCGTCCGTCGTCCTGCACTGGCTGATGTTCCTGCTGTTCGCGGGTGCGCTGGCGGCCATCGAATACAAGGGCACGCTGCCCAAGGGCTCCGCCGGCCGCGCACTGTTCACGTCCATCCACATGATGCTGGGACAGTGCATCCTGCTCTTCGCCTGCGTGCGCGTCTGGGCGCGCTGGCGTTACACCGCGCCGGCAAACATCGGCGCTGCCTGGCAGATCGCCAGCGCCAAGCTGGTGCACTGGGTGCTGTACGCCATCATGTTCGCCATGCCGATCAGCGGCATCCTGTTCGTGCAGGCCGCCGGCAAGGACGTCACCTTCCTCACGTGGACGCTGCCCCGATTGGTGGCAGAAAATCCAGATTTGAAGTCGACACTTAAATCAGCCCATGAATTTGTTGGCAATGCGGTGTATTTCATCGTTGGCCTTCACATTGCGGGGGCGCTTTGGCACCAATTCGTGCAACGCGACAATTTGCTGACACGAATGCGATAAATCCTCGCTTTGCAATTCATACCTTGCCATTTCGACGTCATTGAAACGTCTTCCATGGCGTCACCAAAGGCTTTTCGGTCAGACTTAAAAAATTCTCAAAACTGAGATAGACGCCAGAAACATCGGCTTTCGTGCACTCGATCTTAACGATTCGATAATCCGATTTCAGAAAACTGCATCACCGAAATCGGGTTTTTCCGATTGTTGCCTATATTTTCTTTGCTATGCTCGGGCCTCGGTCGAAGAGGGGCGTGCAAGGGAATCGCGCAATCGCATTTGCGCACAGCAATTCCTGATGGCTGGCGGATCCTCCGCTACACGGCCAACCGCGCACGCTCCAGTCAAACACGTTGGATACGCGCATGCTGGACGTCTACCTGAACAAGCATCTGATCGGTCAACTGTCGTGCGACCGCAGCGGTTGGGCGTTCGAATACGACCCCCGGTGGCGGACCGCCTCGCAGGGTTTTGACTTGAGCCCGCATCTGCCGCGCGCCGCAGGCAACATTGCCGATACGGCAAAGACCCAGCCGGTACGCCACTTCTTTGAATACCTGCTGCCGGAATCGGCACGCGAGGCGCCCAAGGCTGCGGCGACAGCGCTGGAGCATCTAGCACAGGCTGCACCGCATCTGGATGGCCCGCTGTCGCTGGTGCCCACCGGGCTCAAGCCCTGCAGTGGCCGCGCAGACGGCCTGTCCGAGCGCGACCTCGTCCTGCAGTTCCAGCAAAGCGTTAGACGCCCGCACCAGCCCACACCGCTGCGCGTGGCCGAACCGCGCGCGCACTACGGCGTGCGTGCCGTGCCGGAATCCAGCGAGATCAGCCTGCCCTTCCTGGCCTCCAATGGCTTGCCGGTGTCGATGTGGCTGGGCCGCTTTGCCGCGCCGGCCAACGCTGCGCAATCCAGCCATTTTGTGCGGCTGGATCTGGGCGAAGGCAGCAACCTGCCCTACGCCACCATCAACCATTGCTGGGCCACGCTGCTTGGCCGCAGCATCGGGCTGGAAACGCCCTTCCTCGGCCTGCGCCAGTTTCCGGAAACTGCCGCCGTCGTGCAGCGCCTGGATCGCACCCTGCGCTGCAAGAGCGACGACACCGCGCTCGTGCAGGCCCGCTATGTTGTGTCCGCCGTGCAATTGCTTGGGCTCTCGCCCGAGCACCGCTTCCTGCCGATCACCGTTGAGCAGGTCGCGCAATGCGCACGCATGTGTGCCGACCCGACGGCCGCCACGGCATCGCTGTTCCGCTGGATGGTGTTCTGTCTGCTGATTGGTGGGCGCAACGCGTCCGCCGGCACGCTGCATTTCCACATCGGCCCGGATGGCGTCCGCCTGGCCGCACACGATCACCTGTTCTGCGCCGCTGTCTACGCCAACGAGTGGGATGCCGATGCGCTGTCGCTCGACGGAGAGCGCACCCCCGACGCGCAAGCCCGCTACGACGCCATCGATCAGGATGCCCTGCTGGCCCTGGCCGATCACCTCGGCTACGACGCTGCCCAGGCTCGGCGTGAACTGCTGCGCCTGATCAGCATGCTGGCGCCGCAATCGTCGTTCGTGGCGACGCACCTGTCGCAAGCGCTGGGGCATTCGCCCACACGCGCCGCGGAGATCGATTTCCTCGCACGCATCCACCGTCATGTGTCGGAAACGGCACGGCGGCTGGGTGGGAAAACGGCCGAAATCTGACGCGAGTCCGAAATCGGTCAGCAGGCGATCGAACAGGCTATAGAACGGCGAGGCTGATCGTGCCGTAACGGGCGTACCCGTGTGCGGCCAGCGTGTCCATTGCCTCGGCTTCAGCACGGGCAAAGGTCAGCGCCAGCACATCGGGGCTGCCGGCGCCGGTAGCAAAGGCTTGATAGGCCTCGTAGGCGTCGCGCGGCGACACGCCGCTGCGCTCAAGCACCCGCTGCGCGGCTTCCAATGCCGCGCGAATCGCCGTCTCACCGGGCGGCGCATCGCGAAACGCAAGCTGTAGACACGACGTCGAATTCATCCGCGTTTCGATCTCTGGAACGGCACACCCAACCCAGTCTAGGAAAACGCCTATCCAGTGCCAAGCGTGGCGGCTTCACAGGCGTACGATCATTGACCTGTCGACTTGGGGATACCCCGGGTGTGCATAACGGCCTCCCCCTGCATAATCGAATCGATTGACGAAGCAACGACTTTGCCCACAACGACACGAGCCAACAAGGAGATGCCCATGACCCACCGCCAGAAGCGCCTGAAACAGACAGCCCTCGCCTGGTTGATGGCCGGGACCGTACTGCCCGCCTTCGCGCAGATTCCGTTCAGCCCCGGTGGCAGTTCGCCCGCGCCGGCACAGGCGTCGGTTGCTGCAGGCGGGATCGACGTGGCGCAAATCAAGCCGGCGGTGGATGCCGCGGTCAATGCCGAATACGGCCAGCTCGACACGCTCTATAAGGACATCCACGCGCATCCGGAACTGGCCTTCCAGGAAACACGCACGGCCGCCAAACTGGCCGAAGAGATGCGCAAGATCGGTTTTGACGTGACGGAGCACGTGGGAAAGACCGGCGTGGTGGCGGTGTATCGCAATGGCCCGGGCCCGACGATTCTGGTGCGCACCGAGCTCGACGCGCTGCCGATGGAAGAAAAGACCGGCCTGCCCTACGCCAGCCACGTGCACACCAAATGGCGGGGCGAAGACGTAGGCGTGGCGCACAGCTGCGGGCACGACCTGCACATGGCGTCGTGGGTGGGTACAGCCAAAACGCTGGTGTCGCTCAAGGACCGCTGGCACGGCACGCTGGTGTTCGTTGCCCAACCAGCCGAGGAAGTGGTCGGCGGCGCGCAGGCCATGATCGACGATGGCTTCTTCAAGCGTTTCCCCAAACCCGACTATGCGTTTGCGCTGCACACGGGCCCGGGGCCGTATGGTTCGATCGTCTTCAACAGCGGGCCGATCACGTCCAACTCCGATGGGCTGGAAATCACCTTCAAGGGCCGTGGCGGCCACGGCTCCGCACCCGACAAGACCATCGACCCGGTGATGATGGCCGCGCGCTTCGTGGTCGATCTGCAAAGCGTGATCAGCCGCGAGAAAGACCCGCAAGAGTTTGGCGTGGTGAGCATTGGCGCTATCCAGGGTGGCAGCGCGGAGAACATCATCCCCGACAGCGTGTTGTTGCGTGGGACGATCCGCTCGTACAAGCCGGCCGTGCGTCAGAAGATGCTCGATGGCATCCGCCGCACGGCCAAGGCGGTGACGGAGATGTCAGGCGCGCCGGACGCTGACATCAAGATCACCGAGGGCGGCAAGGCCGTCAACAATGACTCGACCGTGGTCGCGCGCACCGAGGCGATGTTCAAGACCGCCTTCGGCAACGACCGCGTGCTGCGCGTGCCGCCGATTACCGCAAGCGAGGACTTCTCGGCGTTTGTTGACGCGGGCATCCCGTCGATGTTCTTCTTCATCGGCGTGAACGATCCGCAGACGTTCTTCGCCTCGCTCAAGCCGGGCGCGAAGCCGCTGCCGACCAACCACTCGCCGCTGTTTGCGCCGGTGCCAGAGCCGTCCATCAAGACGGGGGTGACGGCGATGTCGCTGGCGGTGCTCAATGCGCTGCAGTGGAACAAGACGGCAGGACCTTCGGCCGGACAATAACCGGCTGGCGGTGGATGCCAGACCAATTCGGGCGCGGCGCTACGGCAGCCGCGCCTTTTTGCTTTTCTTTCCGATGGGGACACTCATGCTTAACCGCTTCATCCGTACCAGCGCGCCCGTACTGTGCGCCGCCATGGCAGTGCCTGCCCTGGCCCAGACCGCGCAAACCACCAACCGCCTCGACGAGATCATCGCCCGCGGCACGCTGCGCGTCGGCACCACGGGCGACTACAAACCCTTCAGCTACAAAAACCCCACCGACGGCCGCTTCATCGGCCTGGACGTGGAGATGGGCGAGCAACTGGCCCGCGCGCTCGGCGTGAAGCTGGAAGTGGTGCCAACCACGTGGTCGACGCTGATGCAGGACTTTGCCGCCGACCGCTACGACATCGCCATGAGCGGTGTATCTGTCACGCTGGATCGTCAGAAGAAGGCGTTCTACTCGATCCCGTATCAGCGGGATGGCAAGACGCCAATCACGCGCTGCGAGAACCAGGCCAAGTTCCAGACGCTGGCGCAGATCGACCAGCCGAACGTGCGCGCCATCGTCAACCCGGGCGGCACCAACGAGAAGTTCGCACGCGCGAATCTGAAGCAGGCGCAGATCCGCGTGTATCCGGACAACGTGACGATCTTCAACGAGATCGTTGCCGGCCGTGCGGACCTGATGATGACCGACGCGGTGGAAACCAAGCTGCAGCAGAAGCTGCACCCGGAGCTGTGCGCCGTGCACCCGGAGGCACCGTTTGATTTCTCGGAGAAGGCCTACCTGCTGCCGCGCGACGTGGTGTTCAAGAACTTCGTCGACCAGTGGCTGCGGCAGACGATGGAAAGCGGTGAATTTGCCAAGCGCTTTGATGCGTGGCTGGCGTATCCGTGGAACGTGCCTGCCAAATAAGCCCCGGCCGACCCTGGCGCGCTATGCCTCAATGGCGCGCCGGGCCGCACGCTGCATCAGCACGATGAGGCACACGCCGTTGAGCACGGCGCCCATCAGCCAGACCGTGCCGGACCAGAACTGCGCGGTGGCCGCATAAACCGCAGTGGCCGCCAGCGGTCCGACCATGGCGGCGACGCTGGCCATGCTGGCCAACGCGCCCTGCAGCTCGCCCTGCTCGTGCTCGCTCACCTGGCGCGACAGCATCGCCTGCATGGCAGGCATGCCGATCTCGGCCATGCACAGCAGCACCATGGTCGGATAGACCATCCAGCCGGCGCTGATCCACGCCATTGCCGCAAAGCCGGCCATGTCCATCATCACGCTCAACACCACGGCGCGGCGCTCACCCACGGCACGCGCAATCGGCCCGGTCAGGAACGCCTGCGACAGCGCATGCATCAATCCGTAGGCCGCCAGCGACAGGCCGGCCGCACGCGTGTCCCAACCGAAGCGCGCTTCACCGTGGATCACCCACAGCGTCTGCGGAATCTGCCCGACGATCTCGATGATGGCCAGCACGATCAGAAAGGGCAGCAGCGTCGGCACGCGCGCCATGCGCCGCAATGACTGCACTGGCAGCAGCGTGCGCCAGGCAAACGGCGCGCGCTCGGTACGGCGTGATTCCGGCAACGCCACGCATGCAATCGCAAAATTGACGCCGTTGAGCACCGCCGCCAGCAGAAACGGCGCGCGCAGCCACCAGTCGCCCAGTAGGCCGCCCAGCGCCGGCCCGGCGATGAAGCCCAGGCCAAAGCACGCGTTCATGAGCCCATAGCGGCGCGCACGGTCGGCGGGCGCCGTGATGTCGGCGATGTAGGCCGTGCCCACGGCATAGTTGGCCCCGGTGATGCCCGCCACCACACGCCCCAGGTACAGCACCCACGCATGCGGTGACAGCGCCATCACCAGGTAGTCGATGGCCGCACCGGCCAACGACACCAGCAGCACCGGCCGGCGCCCGAACCGATCCGCCAGTGCCCCCAGGATCGGCGCGAACAGGAACTGCATGGCCGCATAGGCGGCGATCAGTAACCCGAACTCGAAGGCGATGTCACCGCTGTGATCGAGTTCGCGCAGCAAGCTCGGCAGGATGGGCATGATGAGCCCGACGCCCATGGCATCGAGCGCCAACGTGGAGAGAATGACGGCAAAGGCAGGCATGCGAACACGCCGCAGGCCCAGGCGGGCGGCGGCGCGTGAGGAAAGAAAGCCGCGATGATGCGCCCAAGCGGTGGCGCTGTGCAGCGGGTACGGCGGATGCGCAAGGCAAGCGCAAGCTTGCCAGCAGGTTCAGCGTCGGGTCAGTGCAGGTTGGCAGGCAGGCCGTGTTGCAGGGCGAGCGCGTCGCGCAACAGTGCATCGGTCATGTCACGGCCCAGCAGTACAGGATCGAAGCGCGCCGAAAAACGCGTCGAGCACGACTCCACCTGCAGCACGACCTGGCCCGGCGGCAGCAACTCGATGTCGACGTGGATGTCCTCGTCGTCTTCGGTAAAGGAATGCAGCAGGGTGAGCGCGCGATAGCCGTCGGCACGCTCCACTGCGGCTTCCGTCCAGGACGGCGCCAGCAGCGCGCAATCGACCAGCGTTTCGGGCTCCTCCGGACGATACAGGTGCAGGCCCATCATGGTGGACGCGGCATCGGCCACGCCCGACCATTCGGCAGCCGGAATCAGATCGCCCAGCAGGCGGACGTCGTCGACGGCGGCATCGGTCTGCACGAAGGCAGCGCCCAGGAAGAACGCCGTCTCGTCGCGAAAACCGCCTGCCACGGTATTGCGCCACAGGCGATGGCTGTTCTTGCTGCCCAGCGCCACCTGCGACAACACCTTGGCTGCGCGCGCACCATCGGCACCCGACCATTGCTCCACCGCGCCATGCGAGAACAGACGATCGGCCATCACCAAACCCACGCCTTCGGGCAGCACGCGCGCCTCCAACCATCGGGCAAGCACGTGCACACCACCGAACGGCATCTCCGGACGCCCGACCGCATGCGCACGCACGCGGCCGTTTTCCGGCACGTAGAACGGCATGGCAAACAGCCTCGCCTGATAAGCGACGCCGTCGATCTCGAATCGGGCGATGGACGCAGTGGTGATGGTCATGATGGTCTTCCTTGCAGCAGGGGCGGAAAGCGTCGCCCGCATCTGCTTCAACGACCGTTCGCGTGGAATGTTTAGTGGCAGACCGCCCTACTGGAGGGAGGGGGAATCCCCAGGTCTGCAATGCAACGCAACAATCTGTCGCACCCCGGGCCGGAATTTTTTGCTGGTCGGCACCGTCAGATGTTCGCTGTAAGGGTTATCCCGCATCGCATATTCATGTGTCATATCAATGACTTATGTGCAGGTTGCGGTGCTTGAGGGGTCACAATTGTTCGTGTTTTTTGAACAAAGAGTTTAAGAGAACTGCTTTTTTACCGCCCAAGCAACGACTAAGCTTATGCCATCGCGTTACTGCACTGCAGCGAATCTGCCCTGCAGCAATGCTCACCCCCCTGTTGTGGAGTCCATCATGAAGACCAAGAACCTGCTTATCGCCTCGCTGATCGCTATTGCTGCTGTGCCCGCCTTCGCTGCCGGCGTGCAGGGCAAAGACCCGTACACCAATGGTCAGGCCGTCACCAAGGGCGACCCGTACACCGATGGCGCTCGCAAGGCTGACCCGTACACCGACGGCGCGCTGCGCAAGGCCGATCCGTACACCGATGGCGCACTGCGCAAGGCAGACCCGTACACCGATGGCGCACTGGCCGGCAAGCGCGACCCGTTCACCGACGGCCTGTAAGCACATCTGCATCACCCCTGATTCATCTCCCTCCCCGATGCCAGGCGCCCAAGCGGTGCCGGTGCCGGTTTACTGAGGCGGCCATCTCCGGCCGCCTTTTTTTTGCTTCGCCTTTCCTGGCGAAAGCATGCGTGTGGCGCCATCTTTGCTACGTGGCGCATACATGGCACGGCCTCGCCTCACGCGGTCGCACCCGGTATGACCGGGCTTTCCCCCCTCAAGCCGCGCCCGCTGCGTCCGATATGATGAATGGCAACCATTGGCACAGCAGCGCCCCCTTGCGCCCGCTGCATTGGACGTGCCCTGCCAAGGCATCCGATCTAAACACCAACATGCGCAAGCGCATCGCCATCGAACACCTGCGGGTGGGAATGTATCTGGAGGAATTTGTCGGCTCGTGGCTGGACCACCCGTTCTGGCGGGCCCGCTTTCGCGTTGAAGATTCCGCCCAGTTGCAACGCCTGCGAGCCAGCGGCATCCGAGAAGTCTGGATCGATACCGCACGCGGCACCGACGTGGCTGCAGCCAACGCTGCGCCACCCGCACCCCCGAGCCCGCCGTCAGCACAGCCTGACGCCAGCATCACGCCGCGCCCGATTACGTACGCCGAAGAAATGCGCCGTGCCGGGCGCCTGATCAGCAAGGCAGAAGTTGCCGTCAAGGCGATGTTTTCCGACGCGCGCATGGGCCGCACCATCGAGGCGCGTGACGCGCTGCCGCTGGTCGAGGCGATCTCCGGCTCGGTCGACCGCCACCCGAGCGCCTTGATCAGCCTCGCGCGCCTGAAGACGAAAGACCGCTACACCTTCCTGCATTCCGTGGCGGTGTGTGCGCTGATGGTGTCGCTCGGCCGCCAGCTCGGCCTGTCCGACGATGAAGTCCGCGACGCGGGCCTGGCTGGCCTGCTGCACGACATCGGGAAGGTCGCTATTCCGCCCGAGGTGCTGAACAAACCGGGCGCGCTCACCGCCGATGAATTCCGTACCGTAATCGTTCACCCGCAGGCCGGGCACGACATCCTGGTGGGCGACACCGGCATGCGCGACATCGCGCTCGACGTCTGCCTGCACCACCACGAGCGCATGGACGGCACTGGCTATCCGCACAAGCTGGCCGGCGAAGGCATCTCGCTGTTTGCGCGCATGGGTGCCATCTGCGATGTGTATGACGCGGTCACCTCCGACCGCCCCTACAAAAAAGCGTGGGAAGCCGCCTACGCGATCCAGCGCATGGTCGAATGGCGCGGCAACCATTTCGACCCGATGGTGTTCAATGCCTTCGTCAAAAGCGTGGGCATCTATCCGGTGGGCTCGCTCGTGCGGTTGCGCTCGGGGCGGCTGGCCGTAGTGATGCAACACACGCCGGGCGCGTTGCTCACGCCCACGGTCAAGGTATTCTTCTCCATATCGTCGGGCACGCGGATTGCGCCCGAGCTCATCGACCTGGCGCACACCGGCGACCAGATCGTT
Proteins encoded in this window:
- a CDS encoding HD-GYP domain-containing protein, which translates into the protein MRKRIAIEHLRVGMYLEEFVGSWLDHPFWRARFRVEDSAQLQRLRASGIREVWIDTARGTDVAAANAAPPAPPSPPSAQPDASITPRPITYAEEMRRAGRLISKAEVAVKAMFSDARMGRTIEARDALPLVEAISGSVDRHPSALISLARLKTKDRYTFLHSVAVCALMVSLGRQLGLSDDEVRDAGLAGLLHDIGKVAIPPEVLNKPGALTADEFRTVIVHPQAGHDILVGDTGMRDIALDVCLHHHERMDGTGYPHKLAGEGISLFARMGAICDVYDAVTSDRPYKKAWEAAYAIQRMVEWRGNHFDPMVFNAFVKSVGIYPVGSLVRLRSGRLAVVMQHTPGALLTPTVKVFFSISSGTRIAPELIDLAHTGDQIVSREEPSDWGLTDLNELWIHGD